A stretch of DNA from Granulicella pectinivorans:
TTCCGGCACCGGATCGGCGGGCTTGCGCTCGAGATCGAGTTTTCGCTGACCAGCCCGTGGACGATCCTGTTCGCTCCCTCGGGCGCCGGCAAGAGCACGGTGCTGCGCGTGATCGCGGGGCTGGAACGGCCCGATTGGGGGCGCATCGTCAGCGGTGGCTCGGACGTATTGCTGGACTCCGACGTCGGCATTGACGTGCCCACATGGCAGAGGAAGGTTCGACTGGTGGCGCAGCAGGCTCCTCTGCTTCCGCACTGGAATGTGGCGCGCAACGTCTTCTACGGCTTGAAGCCGCTGGACATGATGGCGGTAAAAGGGTCCGACTCGTCGACTTACAGGACTCGTCTTGTGCGCGAGGTGCTGGCGCTGTGTCGCGTGACGGAGATGGAATCAAAGATGCCGTCCGAGCTCTCCGGTGGCGAGAGGCAGCGTGTGGCTCTGGCGCAGTGCCTGGCGGCTGAGGAAGGGCGGGCACTGCTCCTCGATGAGCCATTCAATGCGCTTGATGCGGGCCTGCGCAGTGCGTTGATGGCCGACCTGAAGGGGTGGCCGATCGCGCACCAGACGCCCGTCCTGCACGTGACGCACGATGTGGGCGAGGTATTCGCGTCGGGAGCTGAGGTGATTCGGATGGAGGACGGGCGGATCGTCGCGCAGGGACCGGCGTCCGAGGTGCTGGGCGAAGAGCGGGCGAGGCTGATGCGTCTATTGAAAGGCTAACAACCTCTCCTGCCGGACGAACCCGCTGCGCGCGGGGCGGTCACTTCGTGACGCATATTGGGCTTCGCGTGTGCCTCCCGTTGGTCGGCTTGGAATTTCCCCGCCGACTCACGGGAGGACCGGAACGGCGGCTACTGCTTGACGGCGATGGCGGAGATCTCGATCTTGGCATCGCCGATGAGGCCGGCAACCTTGACGGTGGCGCGCGCGGGCTTCGGGTTCGGCATCAGCTTCTTGTACACCTCGTTCATGGCGGGCACGTCAGCGAGGTCCGTAACGTAAACCGTAACCGAGACGATGTCGGTCATCTTGAAGCCGGCCTGCTCGACGGTCTTCTGGATGCGCTTGATGGTGCTCTCGGTCTGGAAGGCGATGTCGGTGCCGGTGACCTTGCCGTTGGCGTCGGGGCCCTGCTGGCCGGCGACGTAGAGGGTCTTGCCGGCGATGTAGCCCTCGCTGAAGGGCGCGCCCGGGGTAAAGCCGATGGCCTTGTTCTGGGCGAAAGCGGGGGCGGCGGTGGCGAGGGCCAGGACGGCGAGCGAGAGGGCGAACTTCTTCATCGTGTGTCTCCTGTGTTGGGGCTACTCGGAGATGGTCTCATCTTCGAGGCGCGTTCGAAAAACCGGTGGTAGGAGGAATGACCTAGACGTGGGGCTCGACAGGCTCTTGTTCCAGAGTGATGCCAAAGCGGGTCGCGACGGTTTCGACGATGAGGGCGCGGAGGGCGGCGATATCGGCATACGTAGCGTGGCCACGGTTGATGAGCGCGAGGGTGTGTTTCGAGGAGATACCCGCTTCTCCCAGCGCAAAGGACTTGTGGAAGCCGGCCTGATCGAGGAGCCACGCGGCGGGGAGCTTGAGGTTGCCGCCGGAGGCCGGGTAGCGGGGGATCCTTTCTTCCGGGATGGCAAGCGCAGCGGCGATGGGAGCGAGTGCGAACGGGGGGACGACCGGGTTCTTGAAGAAGCTGCCCGCGCTGCGGCAGTCGGGGTCGCCTTCGACGAGGAGCATGCCCTTGGCGGCGCGGATCGCGCGGACGGCGTGGTAGACCTCAAGCGGGGCCGGCGTGGCGTCGGGGCCGAAGTGCTTGCGGAGGTCGGCATAGGTGAGATTGGGCTTCACTTCGGGGTCGAGGGCGAACGTGACCTGCGTGACGATGTAGCGATTGCGGGCCGTGGTGTTGAAGAGGCTGGAACGGTAGGCGAAGCGGCAGGCTTCGCGCGGAAGGGTGACGAACTTCTTGCTCTCGCGGTCGTAGGCGCGGACGGAGTGGATGGTCTCGGCAGCTTCCTGGCCGTAGGCACCGATGTTCTGGATGGGGGCGCCGCCGACGAGGCCGGGGATGCCGGCGAGGCATTCCATGCCGCTGCGTCCCTGCCGGCAGAGATGCAGCACCAACGCGTCCCACTCGGTTCCGGCGGGCACTTCGACTTCGTTCTCCCGCGTCACGATTGGCCCGGTGATGGCGAGGTGCAGGACGAGGCCTGGAAAGCCTTCATCCGGCACCAGCAGGTTGGAGCCGCCGCCTAGGATGAAGAGGGGGCCGTCGTATTCGAGGGCCTCGACGAGCTCGGCTTCCGTCGCGATTTCGGCGTAGAAGCGGGCGGGGCCGCCTATCCGGAGGGTGGTGTGTGGGCCGAGACGAATCTGTTCCTGAATCTGGAGCATCTAGGTGTAGGTTATTGCATACGTGGCGGCTGAACGCGCCACAGAGTAGAATTGCTGTTGACGGCTAGATTAACCCCGGAGGGTTCAACGATGTATCCAGAGATTATGGTGATTCCGATGCGCGAAGAGTTGACGCGCGCGGGTGTGAGCGAAGCTCGTACGGCGGCTGAGGTTGATACGGCTGTGGCACAGCCGGGGACCACGATGCTTGTGGTGAACTCGATCTGCGGTTGCGCGGCAGGCAAGATGCGTCCGGGCGTCCGGATGGCGATGCAGCATAGCACCAAGCCGGACCACGCGGTGACGGTGTTTGCAGGCCAGGACCGCGAAGCGACCGAAAAGGCTCGCGGCTACTTCGGCGGACATCCGCCGACTTCGCCGGCGATCGCGATTCTGCGCGACGGGCAGCTCGTGTACCTGATGCAGCGCTCGGCGATCGAGACCTCGACCGCTCCGGCGATTGCGCAGGAACTGGCGCGTGCGTTCGATACGTACTGCGTGAAAGCTTCCGCCTAAGACCGTCCAGCCGGACGGGTCTTCCGTTGGCCGGCTCGGATGTTCCTTTGCAAGAGAAGAACGGCCCGGAGGGGACCTCTCCGGGCCGTTCCGCGTTTGGCAGCGTTCAACCTCACGGAGATTGTGCCGATAAGGAGGTTGCGATGAATACCTTCCGAACAGGCCCCGTACACTCCCCTTCCCGCTTTGGCGATCCGGCCTCCAGGCACGCGGAGGACGAGACGCCGGTCAATGCGTTGCGGCGGCCGCGGGCACAGAGCGAGGCTTGTTTTGGGCCAGCGGTGGCCGGCAGCAGCGCCGCGGTGGCCCGGCTGCGTTCGCAGATCACACGCATTGCGCCGTACTACCGCACGGCTCTGCTGACAGGCCCGCAGGGAACGGCAAAGGTCGGTATAGCGCGCATGCTGCACGCGTTCAGCCCCTGCGCGGGCGGCGAATTTGTAGCCTGCGAGGCGACGGCCCTGGCGGAAGCGATGCTCCGCGAGGATGGGCGGGCGGTGCTCGAGGCTGTTGGCGGTCCGGCCATTGGAGGGACGCTGTTTCTGGACGATGTGGGCGAGGTTCCCCCGGCGTTGCAGGGGGCTTTGCTGCGGATATGGGCGGCGCGGAGGCGGATTCGTGTGGTCGCCGCGACGCATCGCGATCTTCGGACGATGGGGATCACGGGGCAGTTTCGGCCGGATCTGGCGCAGAGGCTGATGGGGGTGGAGATCGCGGCGCCTCCGCTGCATGCGCGGCCCGAGGATCTGGAGGCGGTGATCCAGGAGGTGCTGCGCGGGGCGGGGTTGACGCTGAGCGACGAAGCCCTGGAACGGATGAAGGCGCATACCTGGCCGGGCGATATCGCGGAGCTGGAGAAGGCGCTTTGGGACGCGGCACGGACTGCGGATGGAGCGCCGGTGATGGAGGCGGCGCATCTGCCGGTTCTGCTGGAGGCAAACGATGGACCCGATCCCGCAGGCAGCATGGAACGCCTGGAGGATGTCGTGCAGCAGCATGTGCTGGGCGTGCTGACGCGCTGTGGGGGCAACAAGCTGCGGGCGGCGGAGGTGCTGGGGATCAGCCGGTCGACGCTCTACCGGATGCTCGAAACGTGTGTGGGGCAGGGGTACGGCCCGGGCTGAGGACGTTACACTTGGGGAGTCGTCTAATGTGTCAGGAGCTCCCTTTGAACCTGTTGAAGAAGTCGTTTTCGAGTGTTGGTTTGTCTGCCGTTCTGCTTGCGTCCGCCGGTACTCCGTTTGCGAGTGCCCAGGCCACCACCGTCGCGGCGCGCACGGCCACGCTGAACAAGATCTTCGACGATTACTGGCAGGACCAGATGAAGCACGCGCCGGAGTGGGCCTCGACGCTCGGTGACAAGCGCTACAACGACCAGCTTTCCGACTACTCGGTGAAGGCAATCAACGCCGGGTATGAGCGGGAGC
This window harbors:
- a CDS encoding ATP-binding cassette domain-containing protein; this translates as MSETVWNGPRLDVSFRHRIGGLALEIEFSLTSPWTILFAPSGAGKSTVLRVIAGLERPDWGRIVSGGSDVLLDSDVGIDVPTWQRKVRLVAQQAPLLPHWNVARNVFYGLKPLDMMAVKGSDSSTYRTRLVREVLALCRVTEMESKMPSELSGGERQRVALAQCLAAEEGRALLLDEPFNALDAGLRSALMADLKGWPIAHQTPVLHVTHDVGEVFASGAEVIRMEDGRIVAQGPASEVLGEERARLMRLLKG
- a CDS encoding RidA family protein, with the protein product MKKFALSLAVLALATAAPAFAQNKAIGFTPGAPFSEGYIAGKTLYVAGQQGPDANGKVTGTDIAFQTESTIKRIQKTVEQAGFKMTDIVSVTVYVTDLADVPAMNEVYKKLMPNPKPARATVKVAGLIGDAKIEISAIAVKQ
- a CDS encoding UDP-N-acetylmuramate dehydrogenase: MLQIQEQIRLGPHTTLRIGGPARFYAEIATEAELVEALEYDGPLFILGGGSNLLVPDEGFPGLVLHLAITGPIVTRENEVEVPAGTEWDALVLHLCRQGRSGMECLAGIPGLVGGAPIQNIGAYGQEAAETIHSVRAYDRESKKFVTLPREACRFAYRSSLFNTTARNRYIVTQVTFALDPEVKPNLTYADLRKHFGPDATPAPLEVYHAVRAIRAAKGMLLVEGDPDCRSAGSFFKNPVVPPFALAPIAAALAIPEERIPRYPASGGNLKLPAAWLLDQAGFHKSFALGEAGISSKHTLALINRGHATYADIAALRALIVETVATRFGITLEQEPVEPHV
- a CDS encoding BrxA/BrxB family bacilliredoxin yields the protein MYPEIMVIPMREELTRAGVSEARTAAEVDTAVAQPGTTMLVVNSICGCAAGKMRPGVRMAMQHSTKPDHAVTVFAGQDREATEKARGYFGGHPPTSPAIAILRDGQLVYLMQRSAIETSTAPAIAQELARAFDTYCVKASA
- a CDS encoding sigma-54-dependent transcriptional regulator; translated protein: MNTFRTGPVHSPSRFGDPASRHAEDETPVNALRRPRAQSEACFGPAVAGSSAAVARLRSQITRIAPYYRTALLTGPQGTAKVGIARMLHAFSPCAGGEFVACEATALAEAMLREDGRAVLEAVGGPAIGGTLFLDDVGEVPPALQGALLRIWAARRRIRVVAATHRDLRTMGITGQFRPDLAQRLMGVEIAAPPLHARPEDLEAVIQEVLRGAGLTLSDEALERMKAHTWPGDIAELEKALWDAARTADGAPVMEAAHLPVLLEANDGPDPAGSMERLEDVVQQHVLGVLTRCGGNKLRAAEVLGISRSTLYRMLETCVGQGYGPG